The DNA region TTTGTGTAACCTTCGACGAACCAGCCGATCTCTTCATCGGAAAGCGGCTGTCCGCCGCGTTTTTTCAGGATGATATCATACATGCGCATTTCGCAGACCCCTCCCGGTCAAAATTTTCCGCCAGGCCCGAAGGCATGCGGCAGCAGTTCCTCCAACGTGTAAACGCGGTAATCCTCCGGGCTTTTTGCCACGATTACCGGGAAATCCGGCGGACAGAATTCGGCCAGCGCCTGCCGGCAGACCCCGCAGGGATAACAATATTCGGATTGTGCGCAGTCTGTTTTTCCGCCGGCGATAGCGATCGCGGAGAAGGAGCGTTCCCCTTCGCTGACCGCTTTGAAAAGAGCGGTGCGCTCGGCACAGCAGGTGACAGAATAGCTCGCGTTTTCCACATTGCAGCCGTGGAAGACCCGTCCATTTTTAGAAAGCAGCGCGGCGCCCACGGCAAAAGCGGAATGTGGGGAGTAGGATTTTTCCCGCGCGGCGAAGGCCTCCCTGACGAGGGTTTCCCATCCGGAGCGGAGATCCTGGGTGCCAGGCCGCAGGATGAGCCTGGCAAGCGGGGTTCCATCACAGTTTCCCGCCACGCCGAGCAGCGCGGCGGCGGTTTCACCCGCGTCCGCGAAGGTTGGCCGGGTGCCGAGGTTCACCGGCTCAATCCCACCGCCCCAGATGAGCAGCGGGACATATTCCCGGGAGTGGTCGGTCGAGGCGGTTCCGGGGTCACAGCCATGGTCGGCGGTAATCATAATGGCGTCGTCCGGGCCCATCAGGGCCATCAGTTCGCCAAGCTGCCCGTCGAAGCGGGAAAGCGCTTCTGCATAGCCGTCCGCGTTGTTGCGGTGGCCGTAGACCATATCGAAGTCGACCAGGTTTACGAAACAGAGCCCGGAAAAATCCTCCTTTGCGTGGGCGATGGTCTGTGCCATGCCGTCGTCGTTGCCTTGGGTTCGGCTGGTCCTGCTGATGCCCCGCCCGGCAAAAATATCAAAAATTTTTCCCACGCCGATGGTTTCAAGCCCTGAAGCCTGGATCGCGTCAAGTACGGTTGGGCGCGGGGGCGCGAGCGAAAAGTCGTGACGGTTGGAGGTGCGCTTATAGTTCGGGTATTTGCCTGTGAACGGCCGCGCGATGACCCGCCCGACGGCATTTTCACCGGTGAGCAGGGCGCGGGCGATTTTGCAGTATTCATAAAGCTCCGAGACTGGGATGACCGACTCATGGGCCGCGATCTGGAAAACGCTGTCCGCGCTGGTGTAGACGATGAGCGCGCCGGTCTGTTCATGCTCCTGCCCGTAATCAAGGATCACCTGGGTGCCGGAGGCAGGCCTGTTGCAAAGCACACGGCGGCCTGTCCGCCGTTCAAACTCCTGGATGAGCTCCGTGGGAAAACCGTCCGGATAGGTGGGCATCCGCTTTTGGGAGATGATGCCCGCGATTTCCCAGTGGCCGCAGGTGGTGTCTTTGCCGGCTGAAGCCTCCCGCATCCGTCCGTAGGCGCCGCGCGGCCGGCTGGCCGGCTCCCCGCAGCAAATCCCGTCAATATTGAAAAGCCCCAGTTTTTGCAGGTTGGGCACCCGCAGCTTCCCGGTCTCAAAGCAGGAACGCAGGGTGTTGCTGCCGGCGTCGCCATATTCAGCGGCGTCGGGCGCTTCTCCGATGCCAAAACTGTCCAGTACGATCAAAAAGACGCGTTTCATAGCTAGCTTCCTTTCCGGCCCGCACCCGGGCCTGGAGATATCATAAAAGTTCGGCAAATGCCAAGCGGCTTTGTGCCGTCAGACGCAAAGCCGCAGGGTGACAGATTTACTTGTCCTTTTTAAGAAGGTCGCGGATTTCGGTGAGCAGGGCGATATCCGCCGGCGGCGCGGCTGGTTCCGCGGGCTTTTCCGTCTCTTTTTTGCGGTGCAGGGAATTGATTGCCTTGACCATCACGAATACAACAAATGCGATGATCAGGAAGTTGATGATCTGGTTGAGGAAGCTGCCGTAAAGGATTGCGACCTCGGGGGTTTCACCCACAGCGGGGGAAAGCACGATCTTGAAGTCGGAGAAGTTGATCCCGCCGATGAGCCACCCGACAAACGGCATGATGACTTCCTTGACAAGCGAATTGACGATTGCGGTGAAGGCGGTGCCGATGATGACGCCGACCGCCATGTCCATGACGTTCCCACGCGAAATGAATTGTTTGAATTCTCCCCAAAATCCTTTGGCTTTGTTCTCCATTTTCTAGATCCTTCCTTTGCGATGATGTAGCGGGCGGCCGCGAAACACCGGGGGCCACCGGCGCCGATGGAGTAAGTCCCGCGCCACCCCGGCAGAGGGCCCGCTCTGCGCGGGAAGGCGGCCGCTTTTGATTTATTATAACATAAATCCGACAAAAATCCATTGCAAGAATTCACAAATCATGGGATAATAAACGCAAAGCAAGCGGCAGCTGCCGCCTGCGCCCGCCACAGACAGGCTTGGCGCGGCTTGTAGTCTATGCCAGGCAGATCCGCCGGTGTTGCCGGTTTCCTGCCCAATGGCCCATTATCCAACTGCGCGCTTCGCGCTTGTGGTATCATAGCCGCAAAGCGACTACAATACCAGTTTATGCGCAGGACGATCCGCGCCAAGAGCGCTGCCGTCCCAATGCGCAATTATACCACTGCGCGCTTGTGGTATAATGACAAAGAAGGGAAAGCAGCCCCAATGTGGGCGGTATGTGTGAGCGATATAAAAGGAGTGTGGACAACATGAAACAGCCAATGCGCGCCGAGATCACCGAACACCGGTATCTGCAGATGCTGGCGCGCCAATATCCAACGGTACAGGCGGCAAGCACGGAAATTATCAACCTGCAGGCGATCCTTAACCTGCCGAAGGGCACCGAGCATTTCATGTCGGACCTGCACGGGGAATACGAGGCATTCCTGCATATCCTCAATAATGCCTCCGGCGCGGTGCGCGAAAAGGTGGATATCCTTTTTGAAAACAGCGTCCCCAAAGACGCGCGCGATCAGCTTGCGACCCTTATTTATTATCCCGAGGAAAAGCTGGAGGAGGTGCGGGGAACGGTCAGCGACCTGACCGAATGGTATAAAATTACCCTGAACCGGCTTTTGGAAATCTGCCGGCTGGTTTCCTCCAAATACACCCGTTCCAAAGTGCGTAAGGCGCTGCCGAAGGACTATGCCTATATCATCGACGAGCTCCTCAATACCAATTATGAAATCCATAACAAAAAGGATTATTACGAGAACATCATTTCGACCATGATCGATATCGATAAAGCCGAGGATTTTATCATTGCGGTCTGCAGCGTTATCAAGACCCTTGTAGTCGACCATCTGCACATTGTGGGCGATATCTTTGACCGCGGCCCGCGCGCCGATATTGTGATGGATTCACTGATGACCCACCACTCGGTGGATATCCAGTGGGGCAACCATGATGTCTTATGGATGGGCGCCGCCACCGGCAGCCGCACCTGTATTGCGACCGTACTGGTCAATTCGATCACCTATAACAACCTCGCGGTCATCGAAACCGGCTATGGCATCAGCCTGCGGCCGCTCGCGCTCTTTGCAAACGAGGTCTACATGGATGTGGATACCGCCTGCTTTGCTACCCGCGTAACCGATTCCACCACCTACAACGCCAAGGACATTGAGCTCGGTGCGCGTATGCACAAAGCAATTTCAGTGATTCTCTTCAAGCTCGAGGGCCAAACAATCCTGCGCAATCCGGAATTCGGCATGGACGACCGGCTGCTGCTCGACAAGATCGATTATGAGAAAAAGACGGTGAAAATCGGCGGAAAGGATTACCCGCTCAGCGACACCGATTTCCCGACGGTCGACCCGGCGGACCCCTACAAGCTTTCGGATGAGGAAACCGAACTCATGGCGCAGCTGAAGGACGCGTTCCTTCGCAGCGAGAAGCTCCAGCGGCATGTTAAATTCCTCTATTCAAAGGGCGGCCTTTACAAAACCTATAACGGCAACCTCCTGTTCCATGGCTGCATCCCGATGAATCCGGACGGCACGGATATGAAGTTCAATATCGGCTGCAAGGGCCTTGGGGGCAAGGCGTTCCTCGACCACGCCGAAACGGTTGCCCGGCAGGGCTACTATGCCAAGCCGGATACCCTGGAAAAACAGTTCGGGAAGGATTTTCTGTGGTTTCTCTGGTGCGGCAGGCACTCGCCGCTCTTTGGCCGCGACCACATCACCACGTTTGAACGCAGACTGGTTCCGGATAAATCGGTTTGGGCGGAGGAGAAAAACCCGTATTACACCTATTACGAGGACCCCGAGGTCTGTATCCGGCTGCTGCGGGAATTCGGGCTGGAAGGCCCGCATTGCCACATCATCAACGGCCACGTCCCGGTCAAATCGAAGGACGGCGAGAACCCGGTCAAGGCCGGCGGCCGCCTCATCGTGATCGACGGGGGGTTCTGCCGCGCATACCAGCCTACGACCGGCATCGCGGGATATACGCTGATTTACAATTCCTGGGGTATCCGCATCGCTTCCCACGAGCCGTTCGGCGGCCGCAAGCAGGCGATCAAACAAAACACCGACATCATCTCGACATCGGTCGTGTTTGAGCGGATGGAATCCCGCATCAAGATCGCGGAGACCGATACCGGCGTGAAGCTGCAGCAGAATGTCGATGACCTCAGGC from Anaerotruncus rubiinfantis includes:
- a CDS encoding phosphopentomutase codes for the protein MKRVFLIVLDSFGIGEAPDAAEYGDAGSNTLRSCFETGKLRVPNLQKLGLFNIDGICCGEPASRPRGAYGRMREASAGKDTTCGHWEIAGIISQKRMPTYPDGFPTELIQEFERRTGRRVLCNRPASGTQVILDYGQEHEQTGALIVYTSADSVFQIAAHESVIPVSELYEYCKIARALLTGENAVGRVIARPFTGKYPNYKRTSNRHDFSLAPPRPTVLDAIQASGLETIGVGKIFDIFAGRGISRTSRTQGNDDGMAQTIAHAKEDFSGLCFVNLVDFDMVYGHRNNADGYAEALSRFDGQLGELMALMGPDDAIMITADHGCDPGTASTDHSREYVPLLIWGGGIEPVNLGTRPTFADAGETAAALLGVAGNCDGTPLARLILRPGTQDLRSGWETLVREAFAAREKSYSPHSAFAVGAALLSKNGRVFHGCNVENASYSVTCCAERTALFKAVSEGERSFSAIAIAGGKTDCAQSEYCYPCGVCRQALAEFCPPDFPVIVAKSPEDYRVYTLEELLPHAFGPGGKF
- the mscL gene encoding large-conductance mechanosensitive channel protein MscL codes for the protein MENKAKGFWGEFKQFISRGNVMDMAVGVIIGTAFTAIVNSLVKEVIMPFVGWLIGGINFSDFKIVLSPAVGETPEVAILYGSFLNQIINFLIIAFVVFVMVKAINSLHRKKETEKPAEPAAPPADIALLTEIRDLLKKDK
- a CDS encoding fructose-bisphosphatase class III yields the protein MKQPMRAEITEHRYLQMLARQYPTVQAASTEIINLQAILNLPKGTEHFMSDLHGEYEAFLHILNNASGAVREKVDILFENSVPKDARDQLATLIYYPEEKLEEVRGTVSDLTEWYKITLNRLLEICRLVSSKYTRSKVRKALPKDYAYIIDELLNTNYEIHNKKDYYENIISTMIDIDKAEDFIIAVCSVIKTLVVDHLHIVGDIFDRGPRADIVMDSLMTHHSVDIQWGNHDVLWMGAATGSRTCIATVLVNSITYNNLAVIETGYGISLRPLALFANEVYMDVDTACFATRVTDSTTYNAKDIELGARMHKAISVILFKLEGQTILRNPEFGMDDRLLLDKIDYEKKTVKIGGKDYPLSDTDFPTVDPADPYKLSDEETELMAQLKDAFLRSEKLQRHVKFLYSKGGLYKTYNGNLLFHGCIPMNPDGTDMKFNIGCKGLGGKAFLDHAETVARQGYYAKPDTLEKQFGKDFLWFLWCGRHSPLFGRDHITTFERRLVPDKSVWAEEKNPYYTYYEDPEVCIRLLREFGLEGPHCHIINGHVPVKSKDGENPVKAGGRLIVIDGGFCRAYQPTTGIAGYTLIYNSWGIRIASHEPFGGRKQAIKQNTDIISTSVVFERMESRIKIAETDTGVKLQQNVDDLRRLLRAFKMGEITEEHEK